A single window of Jaculus jaculus isolate mJacJac1 chromosome 14, mJacJac1.mat.Y.cur, whole genome shotgun sequence DNA harbors:
- the Meiosin gene encoding meiosis initiator protein — MACNISPEMRTDTRELPMLRKEKKNHTSKLRELELLIPMNTTKKLTKKEILLHVLNYIQYLQRSIDVVKALLKLHTSEGRDGCSGLGQDPFTGPARRTLSTPSSSPSSQKSHLRGTYQKPRKKKLTRVPECTAWTPKPRRCLTLDLPEKLLISPGQEEGSGVTSTTPRCPQSCDQPMATLSLSGGDGGGVAQLMLLDIASETIACDVTSECYMVWTQDDKPNVDIGTQGKTEKSHFLSKLQPCVRQELVLCESGRDVDNEAPDIDPCLLAWTSKDSLNGNLLALGPTQINSWYVTGHSSKILDLSPSLFNSPSKILPDHILEDKTYFLTEGLFEEVFCESEAPQEKGIPSEAPSGHPDTHGLCRSLVSIDHCYLPLSEDSKAPPSSGSEFSDTESLWRQEDKLANPESSSDEDEDHIWTPSQQALALSIAERKSKKGHGPTKPREGKKAPCLGQVKKKCVNGFIMFCRMNRKQYIRACPGTASTEATKELAQLWRVMTPEERRPYCTKARKFSRQHNRIVKQENSSSDEDWDMPKPFYQLLAEKAKASLPAPQCQ, encoded by the exons atGGCCTGTAACATTAGTCCTGAGATGAGAACAGACACCAGGGAATTGCCCATGCTCAG gaaggagaagaaaaaccaCACCAGCAAACTCCGAGAGCTAGAATTGCTGATCCCCATGAACACCACAAAGAAGCTGACCAAG AAGGAGATTCTGCTGCATGTCCTGAACTATATCCAGTACCTCCAGAGAAGCATCGACGTGGTCAAGGCTTTGCTCAAGCTGCACACCAGTGAGGGCAGAGATGGGTGTTCAG GGCTGGGTCAAGACCCATTTACAGGCCCAGCTAGGCGGACACTGTCcactccctccagctccccaagcTCTCAGAAGTCACACCTTCGGGGCACCTACCAGAAACCACGGAAAAAGAAGCTCACCCGCGTGCCAG AATGCACAGCCTGGACCCCAAAGCCTCGCCGCTGTCTGACCCTGGACCTGCCTGAGAAGCTCCTGATATCCCCAGGCCAGGAGGAAGGAAGTGGGGTGACCTCTACCACTCCAAGATGTCCCCAGTCCTGCGATCAGCCCATGGCCACATTGTCCTTGTCTGGAGGTGATGGAGGAGGAGTAGCTCAGCTGATGCTCCTGGATATAGCCAGCGAGACCATCGCCTGTGATGTCACAA gTGAATGTTACATGGTTTGGACCCAGGATGATAAGCCTAATGTTGACATCGGGACCCAGGGAAAGACTGAAAAGTCCCATTTTCTCAGCAAGCTACAGCCCTGTGTCAG GCAGGAGCTGGTCTTGTGCGAGTCCGGCAGGGATGTGGACAACGAAGCCCCAGACATTGACCCCTGTCTTCTTGCCTGGACCTCCAAGGACAGCCTCAATG GGAACCTACTGGCCTTGGGGCCTACCCAAATCAATAGCTGGTATGTGACAGGCCACTCGAGCAAGATCTTAGACCTCAGCCCTTCCCTCTTCAACTCCCCAAGCAAAATACTGCCAGATCATATCTTGGAAGATAAAACCTACTTCCTGACAGAAG GTCTCTTTGAAGAGGTGTTCTGTGAATCAGAGGCTCCCCAGGAGAAG ggcATACCCTCCGAGGCACcttcaggccaccctgacacccaCGGCCTGTGCCGGTCCTTGGTCTCCATAGACCACTGCTACCTCCCGCTGAGTGAGGACAGCAAGGCACCACCCAGCTCGGGCTCTGAGTTCTCAGACACAGAGTccctgtggaggcaggag GACAAGCTGGCCAACCCCGAGTCCTCCAGTGATGAAGATGAAGACCACATATGGACCCCCAGCCAGCAGGCCTTGGCCCTTTCAATAGCTGAGAGGAAGAGCAAGAAGGGCCACGGCCCCACAAAGCCCAGGGAGGGCAAGAAAGCCCCCTGCCTGGGCCAGGTGAAGAAGAAGTGTGTCAATGGCTTCATCATGTTCTGCAGGATGAACCGGAAGCAGTACATCCG AGCCTGTCCTGGAACTGCATCCACAGAGGCCACCAAGGAGTTGGCGCAGCTGTGGCGAGTGATGACCCCTGAGGAGCGGAGACCGTACTG CACCAAGGCTCGCAAGTTCAGCCGCCAGCACAACCGCATCGTGAAGCAGGAGAACTCCAGCAGCGACGAGGACTGGGACATGCCCAAGCCCTTCTACCAGCTGCTGGCCGAGAAGGCCAAAGCCTCCCTGCCCGCTCCTCAGTGCCAGTGA